AAGTCGTTCCTGGAGGTGCTGGACCGCGACGCGTTGGCCGGCAAGCCGGTGCTGATCGCCGCCACCGGCGGCACCGCCCGGCACTCGCTGGCCCTGGAGCACGCGGTACGTCCGCTGTTCAGCTACGCCCGCGCGGTGGTGGTCCCCACCGCCGTCTTCGCCGCGCCCGAGGACTGGTCGGAGCAGAGCGCCGACGGCCCGCTGCGGGCCCGGATCCAGCGGGCCGCCGCCGAGCTGACCGAGCAGATCAGCCGGTACGGCGGCGCCGCGACGGCCGACCCGTTCGCCCTGACCACGTCCTTCGACCAGCTCCTCGCCAGCGGCGACTGACCCGCCCTGCGCCGGCGGCGACTGACCCGCCCTGCGCCGGCGGCGACTGACCCGCCCTGCGCCGGCGGCGACTGACCCGCCCTGCGCCGGCGGTGGCCCGGTGGGCCGGCCTCGCGCCGGCCCGCCGAGCCCGGCGGTCAGTCCGCCGAATACGGGCGGACCACCAGCACCGGGCAGTGCGCGTGCTGCACGAGGGCCTGACTGACCGAGCCGAGCAGCAAACCGGTGAAGCCACCCCGCCCCCGGGAACCCACCACCAGCAGGGTCGCGTCACCGCTGGCCGCCACCAGCGCCGGCACCGGCTTGTCCGCGCGGAGCGGCCGCTGCTCGACGACGAGGTCCGGGTGCTCGGCCCGCACGACCACGGCCGCCGCGGCGAGCAGTTCGTCGGACTCGGCCCGCCCCGCCGCCTCGGTCTCGGCCACCTCGTCGGGCACCGCCCGGGCCTCGTCGTCGCCGCGGACGTGCACCAGCACCAGCGAGGTGCCCCGCTGCGCGGCCTCGTCGGCGGCGGCCCGGACCGCGCCCAGCGCCGGGTCCGAGCCGTCCAACCCCACCAGCACCGGCCCGGCCACCGGGATCGGCTGCTCGGCCGGGCGGACCACCAGCACCGGACAGTGCGCGTGTCCGGCCACCTGCTGGCTGACCGAGCCGACCAGCAGCCCGGTGAAGCCGCCCAGGCCGCGGCTGCCCACCACCACCAGGCCGGCCCGGCGGGACTCCTCGACCAGGGTCGCCCCCGGACCGCCGGCCACCTGACGGACCTGCGCCGACAGACCGGAGAACCGGTCGCGCAGCTCCGCCGCGGTCTGTTCCAGCATCTTCTGCGCCTGCTCGGTCGGTGCCGGCACCCCCAGGTCGTACGGGTTCAACGGCACCCCGTACCCCAGCGGATGCAGGTAGCCGTGCACCAGGTGCAGCGGCACGGAACGCCGTACGGCGACCTGTGCCGCCTGTTCGGCGGCGATCAGACTGGCCGGTGAGCCGTCCACGCCCACCACGACAGGTCGGTCCATCAGCACTCCCCAGTGTCATCGGTGTGGACCCCATTGTCCGGTGCGCCGTACCCTCCGCCGGCATGCCGCGCCGACGCCGGCGTTCGGCCGGCGTTCGGGTGGTGCGTATCGTCGGTGCGGTGACCGCCGAGTTGCGCCTGCGCGAGGTCCGTGACACCGACCTGCCCGAGTTCTTCCGGCACCAGTCGGACCCGGCGGCGGTCCAGATGGCGGCCTTCGCCGCCGACGACCCGCACGACCGGCGGGCCTTCGCCGCGCACTGGCACCGGATCCGCACCGATCCGGCCATCGTCGCGCGTACGGTGACCGTCGCGGACCGGGTCGTCGGGCACGTGCTGGCCTTCCCGGTCGGCGAGCGGACCGAGGTCAGCTACTGGATCGACCGGCCGCACTGGGGCCGGGGGTACGCCACCGGCGCGCTGGCCGCACTCCTGCGCGAGCTGCCCCGACGGCCGGTGCACGCCCGCGCCGCCCAGGACAACCGGGGCTCGCTGGCGGTGCTGCGCAAGTGCGGCTTCGTGATCCGCGGCACCGACCACGGGTACTCCACGACCCGGGGCGCCGACGTGCCGGAGTACGTGCTGGAACTCACCGACTGACCCGAGCCGGCCGGGACGGGCCCGCGGGCCGACTACCCTCGCGGGGTGAGCTGGTTGGACGTCGTCGGTTGGGCCGGGTCCGCGCTGCTGGTCTGGTCCCTGGTGCAGGCGCGGATCGTCCGGCTGCGCGCGCTCAACCTGGTCGGCTGTCTGGTGCTGATCGGCTACAACGCCGCCCTGGCGGTGTGGCCGATGGTCGGCCTCAACGTGGTACTCGCCGTGATCAACCTGTGGTACCTGCGCGGCATGCTCGCCACCCGGCACGACGAGGCGACGTACCAGGTCGTCGAGGTCGGGGTGGACGACGCCTTCCTGGCACACACCCTGCGGGTACACGCCACCGACATCGCCCGCTTCAACCCCGACTTCCGCTGGACGCCGGACGTACCGCGACGCTCGGCCTTCCTGGTGGTCCGCGCCGAGGAGGTGGTCGGGGTGGTGCTGGCCCACGCCGAGCCGGACGACGTGGCCCAGATCGACCTCGACTACGTCATCGAGCGGTACCGGGACCTCACCCCCGGTGAGTTCGTGTACCGGCGCAGCAGCCTCTTCACCGACCGGGGATTCCGTCGGGTGGTGAGCCCACCCGGCATGGTCGCCCCCTACTACGGCCGGCTGGGCTTCCGGCCCGTCGCCGACCGGTGGGTGCTCGACCTGACGGCGACCGCGGTGAGCGACCCGGCCTGAGCACGTCGGCCCGGGGCGTGGGAGCCGTCGACCCCAGGCGTGAGTACCGAGGATTCACCGACCGTCGAGTTGGGCAAAAGACTGCCCTACGCCGCTGCGGGATCTCCGGGCGGCGATGCCGGTCCGTCGGCCGGCGCCGCTACGGTGAGGGAGCCCCGGAGTGCAGAGCATCTGGACCCAGTTGGCCCTGGTCGGGGTCCTGGTCGTCATCAACGCGATCTTCGCGGGTAGCGAGATGGCGCTGGTCTCCCTGCGGGAGAGCCAGATCCAACGGCTGGAACGGGCCAGCCGGTCCGGACGGGTGCTGGCCAAGCTGGCCAAGGACCCCAACCGGTTCCTGGCCACCATCCAGATCGGCATCACCCTCGCCGGCTTCCTGGCCTCCGCCGCCGCGGCGGTCTCCCTGGCCCGACCGTTGGTGCCGCTGCTGGGCTTCCTCGGCGGCGCGGCCGAGCCGGCCGCCATCGTGTTGGTGACCCTGGCGCTCACCTTCGTCACCCTGGTCTTCGGTGAGCTGGCCCCCAAGCGGATCGCCCTGCAGATGCCCGAGCGGTGGGCCCTGCTGATCGCCCGCCCGCTGGACCTGCTGGCCAGCCTCACCCGGCCGGCGGTCTGGGCGCTCGGGGCCACCACCGACCTGGTGGTACGCCTGTTCGGCCTCAACCCCGACTCCCAGCGTGAGGAGATCAGCCCGGACGAACTGCGGGACATCGTCTCGGGCAACCACGGCTTCACCAAGGAGCAGCAGACGATCATCGCCGGCGCGGTGGAGATCGCCGACCGGCGGTTGCGTGCGGTGCTCGTACCCCGGTTGCAGGTCTTCTGCCTGGACAGCGGCACCACGGCGGAGGCGGCGCGGTTGGTGCTGGCCGCCTCCGGCCACTCCCGGGCGCCGGTGGTGCGCCACGGCGGTCTGGACGACACGGTCGGGGTGATCCACCTGCGGGACCTGGTGGGCCTGCCGGACGACCGGCCGATCGACGAACGGACCCGACCGCCGATGCTGCTGCCCGACTCGGTGCCGGTGGTCGACGCGCTGCGCCAGTTCAAGGCGGAGCGGCAGCACATGGCGCTGGTGGTGGACGAGCGTGGCGCGGTCGAGGGCATCGTCACCCTGGAGGACATCCTGGAGGAGATCGTCGGTGAGATCTACGACGAGACCGACCGGGACGTGCACAGCGTCCGGACCGAGCCCGACGGCACCCTGGTGCTGCCGGGCACCTTCCCGGTGCACGATCTGCGCGACGTGCGCATCGAGCTGCCCGGCCGCCCGGAGGGTGACTACACCACCATCGCCGGGCTGCTGCTGAACTGCCTGGGGCACATCCCCACCGCGCCGGGCGAGAACGTCACGATCGACGGCTGGGAGCTGACCGTCGCCGACATCGACCACCACGCGATCACCGAGGTCCGGGCCCGCCAGACGGCCGTCCGCCCCGGCTCCGACGCCGCCGATGCTGATGCCGCCGATTCCGATGCCGCCGATGCTGATGCCGCCGGTTCCGACGGCGGCACCGGCTCTGCCGCCGCCGGTTCTGCTGGCATCGAGTCCGACGACCCGGGCAACACCGCCACCTCGGATTCCGCCGACACCCCGCAGCGCCCGACCGCGGCTCGCGACACCGACGGTCCGGACCGGCTGGTGTCCACCGGGCCGGCCGGGGACTCCCCGTCGCGGCCGGCCCCAGACACCGCCTGCGGCTGACCGGTCCGGCACGCCGCGCCGACGGGTGGTACCCGGCGGCGGCACGACCGACCGGCCGGTCGATGGCCAGCGGTCAGGGGTGGCCGGCGTCGGCCGGCGGTCCGGTGGGGAACCAGGGCAGCGGCGGATCGAACCGCACCCGCTCCACCGGGTACTGGTGGGTGCTGCGGTTGATCAGGCGGGCCGTCATCCGGATCAGCCACGGGCCGGACGGATGGTGCTCGGCGCCGACCAGCCGGCCCGCCACCCGCCCGTACCAGTGTCCGGCCACGATCAGGTCGGTCAGCCGCAGCCGGCCCCGCGTGCCGTCGGCGCGTACCACCACGTCCACCACCCGACCGAGCCGCCGCCCGTCCGGGGCGTACGCGGTCCGGCCGAGCAGCTCACCCGCCCGCACGGTGCGCTCCCGGGATCCGGTCGATCAGGTGCCGGCGCAGCCACGTCTCCACCGGTGCGGCGGGCAGCCGGTCCGCCGGCACCCGCAGCCGCACCGCGCTGTCCACCCGCGCGACCAGCGGGTACGGGATCCGCAACGGCACCACCGGCGGATCGTCGACGAACCGGTTGGTCACCGCGACCAGGAGCCGGCCCGTCCGCCCGCCGATCCGCTGCCCGAGCGCCCCCTGTCCGGTGAGCAACGCCCCCACGTACGGCACCCCGTCGGTGTCCACGGCGAACTCCACGTCGTCGACCTTCCCGACGAGCAACCCGTCGACGTCCACGATCTGCCGGTCCAGCAACTGCCGGCCGAGCTGCACCCTCACCTCACTGTCCCATCCTCGTGCCGACGGCCAGCGGGATGGCGGCGATCGACGCCGCCACGATCACCACCATCACCACCGCGCCGAGCAGGTTCGTCCACCGACCGTTCACCCGCTCACCCAGGTACGTCCGGTCGTTGGCGACGATCAGGATCGGCAGGTACGTCATCGGCAGCGCCACCGCGCTGATGATCAGCATGTACTCGGTAAGCGTGATCGGGTCGATCG
Above is a window of Micromonospora yangpuensis DNA encoding:
- a CDS encoding FMN reductase, whose amino-acid sequence is MTDRSLVVLSAGLRQPSTTRLLADQLTAAVAEQARRRELPLRVTPVEVREHAHDVVNNLLTGFPSTALGTALDSVTRADALIAVTPVFNGSYSGIFKSFLEVLDRDALAGKPVLIAATGGTARHSLALEHAVRPLFSYARAVVVPTAVFAAPEDWSEQSADGPLRARIQRAAAELTEQISRYGGAATADPFALTTSFDQLLASGD
- a CDS encoding universal stress protein; this translates as MLMDRPVVVGVDGSPASLIAAEQAAQVAVRRSVPLHLVHGYLHPLGYGVPLNPYDLGVPAPTEQAQKMLEQTAAELRDRFSGLSAQVRQVAGGPGATLVEESRRAGLVVVGSRGLGGFTGLLVGSVSQQVAGHAHCPVLVVRPAEQPIPVAGPVLVGLDGSDPALGAVRAAADEAAQRGTSLVLVHVRGDDEARAVPDEVAETEAAGRAESDELLAAAAVVVRAEHPDLVVEQRPLRADKPVPALVAASGDATLLVVGSRGRGGFTGLLLGSVSQALVQHAHCPVLVVRPYSAD
- a CDS encoding GNAT family N-acetyltransferase, with amino-acid sequence MTAELRLREVRDTDLPEFFRHQSDPAAVQMAAFAADDPHDRRAFAAHWHRIRTDPAIVARTVTVADRVVGHVLAFPVGERTEVSYWIDRPHWGRGYATGALAALLRELPRRPVHARAAQDNRGSLAVLRKCGFVIRGTDHGYSTTRGADVPEYVLELTD